The following proteins are encoded in a genomic region of Hymenobacter siberiensis:
- a CDS encoding helix-turn-helix domain-containing protein — MRIHIKFMVSPRCIVMVEAALGALGLSGSVVVLGQAEIPTRITLDQHCELKASLAALGLELMDDERATLIERIEAVIVEMVDGDDDTVRETKNSAYISSRLNYNYTYLANTFAIATGSTIERFIIYRKIQRIKELLRYDKLTLTQISYKLNYSSVAHLCKQFKKATGLTTSGFMRIVSLVFVALESIWIAN, encoded by the coding sequence ATGAGAATTCATATCAAGTTCATGGTCAGTCCGCGCTGCATCGTGATGGTGGAAGCGGCATTGGGAGCGTTGGGCCTGTCCGGAAGTGTAGTGGTTCTGGGGCAAGCGGAAATCCCAACACGCATAACCCTGGACCAGCACTGTGAGCTAAAAGCCTCACTGGCAGCCCTGGGGCTGGAACTGATGGACGACGAGCGGGCCACACTGATTGAAAGGATAGAAGCAGTCATCGTCGAAATGGTGGACGGCGACGACGATACCGTGCGCGAAACAAAGAATTCCGCCTACATCAGCAGCAGGTTGAATTACAATTACACCTATCTCGCCAATACGTTCGCCATTGCGACGGGTAGCACCATTGAGCGGTTTATAATTTACCGCAAAATCCAGCGCATAAAGGAATTATTACGCTACGACAAACTCACGCTGACGCAGATATCCTACAAATTGAACTACAGCAGCGTAGCCCATTTATGTAAGCAGTTTAAGAAAGCTACTGGCTTGACAACCAGTGGATTTATGCGGATTGTTTCCCTGGTATTCGTAGCATTGGAAAGTATTTGGATTGCTAATTGA
- a CDS encoding DUF4833 domain-containing protein gives MSATTLLLFFNLLFALPPAPKPTVIFPVPSGVPNQLFYLQRDPNTNTVIYQLNVDRAGHLIEDEPVNVFWLRYDEHGERKDLNFIQRKFAYGLTAEKLAADKYELKFAAYNKVRFFLLKSPTDKAFHVYTTIGGKQLQLERVFLRIEGGTFWVPNVKYIEFKGINTATREPAAERIML, from the coding sequence ATGTCGGCAACGACCCTCCTGCTGTTTTTCAACCTGCTCTTCGCCCTGCCGCCCGCGCCGAAGCCAACCGTCATCTTCCCGGTGCCCAGCGGCGTGCCCAACCAACTCTTCTACCTCCAGCGCGACCCCAATACCAACACCGTTATCTACCAGTTGAACGTGGACCGCGCCGGCCACCTCATCGAGGACGAGCCCGTGAACGTGTTCTGGCTGCGCTACGATGAGCACGGCGAGCGCAAGGACCTGAACTTCATCCAACGCAAGTTTGCCTACGGCCTCACGGCCGAAAAGCTGGCGGCCGATAAATACGAGCTGAAATTTGCGGCCTACAATAAGGTCCGGTTCTTCCTTCTGAAGTCGCCGACGGATAAGGCCTTCCACGTGTACACCACCATCGGCGGCAAACAGCTGCAGCTGGAGCGCGTATTTCTGCGCATCGAGGGCGGCACGTTCTGGGTGCCGAATGTGAAGTACATCGAGTTCAAAGGAATAAATACCGCGACCCGCGAGCCGGCAGCCGAGCGGATAATGCTGTAG
- a CDS encoding cyclic nucleotide-binding domain-containing protein: MIPATSLQRLFGIKASETRTVGLFLLHNFLLGIGSVLVYVAANVLLLEHNPEHSLPLGYIMGALAMMAVGKIYTHFEHHLLLKMLVVRVLLAVVALTGVLGVLVVLGHSVAAAVAIMAGYRVIYLLTNLEFWGVSAVVFDVRQSKRLFSIISSGDMPAKALGAILAALIHGDAQLPVLLGVAFMAYLGALFTLRATLKSHVVEATARPVRAVAQPPKKLVQQLFGGSQLVLAMCLSLVAIAAVITGVEYMFFLNVKHKFHEAEDVMQSVGWILAATYLAATFFKLLVSRQALERYGVQWSLRLLPVVALVALAVFGGFKVASGYSQTGQLAFYCGLYLLLEVLRRTVFDPVFLVLFQPLAPPQRLAAHTLAKGFYEPLGMALTGGLFFGLRSSGLLDGGLPLVWMGALLGLALLFLRRTYLNYLAELKEGLGRRFAETAELALPDAARHVVLAHLLSPHPTEVLNAVAWLRKHEPRSLPAHAPRLLEHPDERIRLALLATPEAQPLPLNTLAGLAQHDPVPAIRELAARELATATPPDSVRAVQNMLLTGIDLAARQGAIQGCLTLETGNVAARKSLRALLTDTHPGAHQAALALLRFYPLDVQQQLIERHLASSEPEVAQAALRAIGTVGHLELAHHLLAALDDKHRWAGAADSLVALGPAVVPLLRQVLLQEAEPAHPQRLATVLERLDTTASRAVLLELARHPHLFSRGLALRALRRFPARTAERPTFEHLLREEFSLAAQLLQGVVADGRPALAATVDYELTLLHQRVFGLLALLYDAELVATAQRNVAHAARERQANALEILDNLIPRPVYQGLQALLDDSPVAEKARLFAGLTAVPTPAAHHHTLVPMGAAAGSAVAPPPHVHHYAPPPTPEPLPTLLLRHGHTAFTSWTLSQALRHWQPLETDATALLRPYCASPYLLLRESAGVAVRALAAHRGVPLSELHLPLEMSHAHATSDARISALERVVVLKSTALFATTPENVLSSIVPIMKEVTFREGEEIFAKGDIGTSLFILHDGQVGIFNGPQQLATFGPGDFFGELALLDAEPRSATAAALSEVLAFRIDQEDFYDLMEERGEVLRNILRMLCQRIRAQNEKMRELAG; encoded by the coding sequence ATGATTCCGGCTACCTCTCTGCAACGTCTCTTCGGCATCAAAGCCAGCGAAACCCGCACCGTGGGGCTGTTTTTGCTGCACAATTTTCTACTCGGCATCGGCTCGGTGCTGGTGTACGTGGCGGCCAATGTGCTGCTGCTGGAGCACAACCCTGAGCACAGCCTGCCGCTGGGCTACATCATGGGCGCCCTGGCCATGATGGCCGTGGGAAAAATCTACACGCATTTTGAGCACCACCTGCTGCTGAAAATGCTGGTCGTGCGCGTGCTGCTAGCCGTGGTAGCCCTCACGGGCGTGCTGGGCGTACTGGTTGTGCTGGGCCATTCGGTGGCGGCGGCAGTGGCCATTATGGCGGGCTACCGGGTTATCTATCTGCTCACTAACCTGGAGTTCTGGGGCGTGTCGGCGGTGGTGTTTGATGTGCGGCAGAGCAAGCGCCTGTTCAGCATCATCAGCTCGGGCGATATGCCGGCCAAGGCCCTGGGGGCTATCCTGGCGGCGCTTATCCACGGCGATGCCCAGTTGCCGGTGCTGCTGGGCGTGGCATTTATGGCCTATCTGGGGGCCTTGTTCACGCTGCGGGCCACCCTCAAGTCGCACGTAGTAGAAGCCACGGCGCGGCCGGTGCGGGCCGTGGCCCAGCCACCAAAGAAGCTGGTGCAGCAGCTATTTGGCGGCAGTCAGCTGGTGCTGGCCATGTGCCTGAGCCTGGTGGCCATCGCGGCCGTGATTACGGGCGTGGAGTACATGTTTTTCCTGAACGTGAAGCACAAGTTTCACGAGGCCGAGGACGTGATGCAGTCGGTGGGCTGGATACTGGCGGCCACGTACTTAGCCGCCACGTTCTTCAAGCTGCTGGTGAGCCGGCAGGCGCTGGAGCGCTACGGCGTACAATGGTCCTTGCGGCTACTGCCAGTGGTAGCGCTGGTGGCGCTGGCCGTGTTCGGCGGTTTCAAGGTGGCTAGCGGCTACTCGCAAACCGGGCAGCTGGCCTTCTATTGCGGGCTGTACTTGTTGCTGGAAGTGCTGCGGCGCACCGTGTTCGACCCCGTGTTTCTGGTGCTGTTTCAGCCGCTGGCCCCGCCGCAACGGCTGGCGGCGCACACGCTGGCCAAAGGTTTTTATGAGCCGCTGGGCATGGCCCTCACGGGCGGGCTGTTCTTCGGCCTGCGTTCGTCGGGCCTGCTCGATGGCGGCCTGCCCCTGGTGTGGATGGGCGCATTATTAGGGCTGGCGCTGCTGTTTTTGCGCCGCACCTACCTGAATTATCTGGCCGAATTGAAGGAGGGCCTGGGCCGCCGCTTCGCCGAAACCGCCGAGCTGGCCCTGCCCGATGCCGCCCGCCACGTCGTGCTGGCCCACCTGCTCAGCCCCCACCCCACCGAGGTGCTGAATGCCGTGGCCTGGCTACGAAAGCACGAGCCAAGGTCGCTGCCCGCCCATGCCCCGCGCCTGCTCGAACATCCCGACGAGCGCATCCGGCTGGCCCTGCTGGCCACCCCCGAGGCACAACCGCTGCCACTCAACACTTTGGCAGGATTAGCCCAGCACGACCCGGTTCCGGCAATACGCGAATTAGCCGCCCGCGAATTAGCCACTGCTACCCCACCCGATTCAGTTAGAGCAGTTCAGAATATGCTTTTGACCGGGATTGATTTGGCTGCCCGGCAGGGTGCTATTCAGGGATGCCTGACACTGGAAACGGGCAACGTGGCTGCCCGCAAAAGTTTGCGGGCCCTGCTGACCGATACGCATCCCGGCGCGCACCAGGCGGCACTGGCACTACTACGTTTCTACCCGCTGGATGTTCAGCAGCAATTGATTGAGCGCCACCTCGCCAGCTCCGAGCCGGAGGTAGCTCAAGCCGCGCTCCGCGCCATCGGTACCGTGGGTCATCTCGAACTGGCCCACCACCTGCTCGCCGCCCTCGATGATAAGCACCGCTGGGCCGGGGCCGCCGACAGCCTTGTGGCCCTGGGCCCGGCCGTGGTGCCGCTGCTGCGCCAGGTGCTACTGCAGGAGGCCGAGCCCGCCCACCCGCAGCGCCTGGCCACCGTGCTCGAACGCCTCGATACCACCGCCAGCCGCGCCGTGCTGCTGGAGCTGGCCCGGCACCCGCACCTGTTTTCGCGCGGGCTGGCGCTGCGGGCGCTGCGCCGCTTCCCGGCCCGCACCGCCGAGCGGCCCACCTTCGAGCACCTGCTGCGCGAGGAATTCAGCCTGGCCGCGCAGCTGCTGCAAGGCGTGGTGGCCGACGGTCGCCCGGCCCTGGCCGCAACCGTCGACTACGAATTGACCCTCTTGCACCAGCGTGTGTTTGGCCTGCTGGCCCTGCTCTACGATGCCGAACTGGTAGCCACGGCCCAGCGCAACGTGGCCCACGCCGCCCGCGAGCGCCAGGCCAATGCCCTTGAAATCCTCGACAACCTCATCCCCCGACCTGTATACCAGGGCTTGCAGGCGCTGCTCGACGACTCGCCCGTGGCCGAGAAGGCGCGGCTGTTTGCCGGACTCACGGCGGTACCGACTCCGGCCGCTCATCATCACACCCTGGTGCCAATGGGCGCCGCCGCCGGCAGCGCCGTGGCCCCACCGCCGCACGTGCACCACTACGCGCCGCCGCCCACGCCCGAGCCACTGCCCACGCTGCTGCTGCGCCACGGCCACACCGCCTTCACATCCTGGACGCTAAGCCAGGCCCTGCGCCACTGGCAGCCCCTCGAAACCGACGCGACCGCCCTGCTGCGGCCCTACTGCGCCTCGCCCTACCTGCTGTTACGCGAAAGCGCCGGAGTAGCGGTCCGGGCGCTGGCTGCCCACCGTGGCGTGCCCCTCTCCGAACTTCATCTTCCCCTCGAAATGAGCCACGCCCACGCCACTTCCGACGCTCGCATTTCTGCCCTGGAGCGGGTGGTGGTGCTGAAAAGCACCGCCCTATTTGCCACCACGCCCGAAAACGTGCTCAGTAGTATCGTGCCCATTATGAAGGAGGTAACCTTTCGGGAAGGCGAGGAGATTTTTGCCAAAGGCGACATCGGTACCTCGCTGTTCATCCTGCACGATGGGCAGGTGGGCATTTTCAACGGCCCGCAGCAGCTGGCCACCTTCGGGCCGGGCGACTTTTTTGGCGAGCTGGCCCTGCTCGATGCCGAGCCGCGCTCAGCCACGGCGGCGGCCCTGAGCGAAGTACTGGCCTTCCGCATCGACCAGGAAGATTTCTACGACCTGATGGAGGAGCGCGGCGAGGTGCTGCGCAATATCCTGCGCATGCTGTGCCAGCGCATCAGGGCGCAGAACGAGAAAATGCGCGAGCTGGCGGGGTAG
- a CDS encoding adenylate/guanylate cyclase domain-containing protein has protein sequence MKTKILVVDDEADLELLIKQKFRRKIRESTYEFVFATNGQEALDRILENPDTDVILSDINMPVMDGLTLLTHTHTEYPAMKTVIVSAYGDMGNLRIAMNRGAFDFVVKPVDFADLELTIEKTAEQVRQLRDTLRAIQENNILKMYVDETVLNFMTRPDFENRLLASETVEATVVFLDICGFTSLAEKLPPTDVVSLLNTYFDLVVKEFISQGGHVDKFMGDAVMAVFRGEHHLDRAIDAALSARTALQQSQAPLPPGFDYRPKVSIGVNTGEVVSGNIGSASLKRLDYTVIGDVVNMSQRLQSAAKAGQVIISEAVYFKVKGSFHCQYVDEVVLKNKALPVKIYEVME, from the coding sequence ATGAAAACCAAGATTCTGGTGGTCGATGACGAAGCCGACCTCGAACTGCTTATCAAGCAGAAGTTTCGGCGCAAAATCCGGGAGAGTACCTACGAGTTTGTCTTCGCCACCAACGGCCAGGAAGCCCTCGACCGCATCCTCGAAAATCCGGATACCGATGTCATTCTCTCCGACATCAACATGCCGGTGATGGATGGCCTCACCCTGCTCACCCACACCCACACCGAGTACCCGGCCATGAAAACGGTCATCGTATCGGCCTACGGCGACATGGGCAACCTGCGCATCGCCATGAACCGGGGCGCGTTCGATTTCGTGGTGAAACCCGTCGATTTTGCCGACCTGGAACTCACCATCGAAAAAACCGCCGAGCAGGTGCGCCAGCTGCGCGACACGCTCCGCGCCATCCAGGAAAACAACATCCTGAAGATGTACGTCGATGAAACCGTGCTCAATTTCATGACGCGGCCCGACTTCGAAAACCGCCTCCTGGCCTCCGAAACTGTGGAAGCCACCGTGGTTTTTCTCGATATCTGCGGCTTTACCTCGCTGGCCGAAAAGCTGCCGCCCACCGACGTGGTGAGCCTGCTCAACACGTATTTTGACTTGGTAGTGAAGGAGTTTATTTCCCAGGGCGGCCACGTCGATAAGTTCATGGGCGATGCCGTGATGGCCGTGTTCCGGGGCGAGCACCACCTAGACCGCGCCATCGATGCGGCTCTCTCGGCCCGCACCGCGCTCCAGCAGAGCCAGGCCCCGCTGCCCCCCGGCTTCGACTACCGCCCCAAAGTGAGCATCGGCGTGAACACCGGCGAAGTCGTATCCGGCAACATCGGCTCCGCCTCCCTCAAACGCCTGGATTACACTGTGATTGGCGACGTCGTGAATATGTCGCAGCGTCTGCAGTCGGCCGCCAAAGCCGGCCAGGTTATCATCAGCGAAGCCGTGTATTTTAAGGTGAAAGGGTCCTTTCACTGCCAGTATGTTGATGAGGTAGTACTCAAGAACAAGGCGTTGCCGGTAAAGATTTACGAAGTAATGGAGTAG
- a CDS encoding response regulator: MQILVVDDETDVRDLFLQRFRREIRNGEMSFSFAFSGEEALTYLRAHQSEVLIILSDINMPGMSGLDLLGHVKEEFEMPPTTMIMITAYGDNASYQQAMSLGANDFLTKPVDFAVLKEKLQHLLP, translated from the coding sequence ATGCAAATTCTGGTTGTTGATGATGAAACCGATGTGCGCGACCTGTTTTTGCAGCGCTTTCGCCGCGAAATCCGCAACGGCGAGATGAGCTTCAGCTTCGCTTTTTCGGGCGAGGAAGCCCTGACGTATCTGCGCGCCCACCAATCCGAGGTGCTCATCATTCTCTCCGACATCAACATGCCCGGCATGAGCGGCCTCGACCTGCTCGGCCACGTCAAGGAGGAGTTTGAGATGCCGCCCACCACCATGATAATGATTACGGCCTACGGCGACAATGCCAGCTACCAGCAGGCCATGAGCCTGGGGGCCAACGATTTTCTGACCAAGCCCGTCGATTTTGCCGTGCTCAAGGAAAAGCTTCAGCACCTGCTGCCCTAA
- a CDS encoding tetratricopeptide repeat-containing sensor histidine kinase, which translates to MLVAGPKPVVAGIPSPGVAVDSLRHLLTLPQTDFNRVTLLCQISDQLWTQHTDSAAVYANKALALARRIHYRQGEGAALNRLGAALRESNLARSLEVFQQSLHIAETTHDQGLIAQNLRSIGIIYVYLRDKRQGLAYYFRALKIGEQLHDEYRTVIELSNIGLAYDLFGQLDSARIFQERAYALARRLHTPTNYILYGLGNVARKSGQVAPARTYYRQSIAESKKVHHLRSLNFAYVGLAELYQQTGQPDSSIYYARLGCQAAQNNGFLRGVLNASTLLTKDFKQRGRPDSALKYQSLMLVMKDTLFGQEKVMRLQSLNYREQQRTQEVAASHAALRARYRTAALVAGLVGLLVLAVILARHGRQQRRARMALEQSLAELKTAQDQLVQREKMAFLGELTAGIAHELQNPLNFVKNFAEVSAELVDEINGAPHNSARDITLEREILDGLKLNLQQISQHGQRATSIIKGMLEHSRTGSGQREPTNLNSLIEESLCLAYQGLRTKDKDFNAEFITRLDPALPPMSVVTQDLIRVLINLFTNAFHAMQQRQRRHSGPGYQPALTVSSRVVAEQVEISIRDNGTGMSDKVKAKIFQPFFTTKPVGEGTGLGLSMSHEIVTKGHGGTLTLETREGEGTEFLIRLPA; encoded by the coding sequence GTGCTGGTAGCCGGCCCAAAGCCGGTGGTGGCCGGAATCCCGTCGCCGGGAGTGGCCGTAGACAGCCTGCGCCACCTGCTGACGCTGCCCCAGACCGACTTCAACCGCGTGACGCTGCTCTGCCAAATCAGCGACCAGCTCTGGACCCAGCACACCGACTCGGCCGCCGTGTACGCCAACAAGGCCTTGGCTCTGGCCCGCCGCATCCATTACCGGCAGGGCGAGGGCGCGGCCCTCAACCGCCTGGGGGCCGCCCTGCGCGAGAGCAACCTGGCGCGCTCGCTGGAGGTGTTTCAGCAGTCCTTGCACATTGCCGAAACCACCCACGACCAGGGCCTGATTGCCCAGAACCTGCGCAGCATCGGCATAATCTACGTGTACTTGCGCGACAAGCGCCAAGGCCTGGCCTACTACTTCCGGGCCCTGAAAATTGGCGAGCAGCTGCACGACGAGTACCGCACGGTGATTGAGCTGAGCAACATTGGCCTGGCGTATGACTTGTTCGGCCAGCTCGATTCGGCCCGGATTTTTCAGGAACGCGCCTACGCCCTGGCCCGCCGCCTGCACACCCCCACCAACTACATTCTGTACGGCCTGGGCAACGTGGCCCGCAAGAGCGGCCAGGTGGCGCCGGCCCGCACGTACTACCGCCAAAGCATCGCCGAGTCGAAGAAGGTACACCACCTGCGCAGCCTCAATTTCGCCTACGTGGGCTTGGCCGAGCTGTACCAGCAAACCGGGCAGCCCGATTCCAGTATTTACTACGCCCGGCTGGGCTGCCAGGCGGCCCAGAACAATGGTTTTCTGCGCGGCGTGCTCAACGCCAGCACGCTGCTTACCAAGGATTTTAAACAGCGCGGCCGCCCCGACAGCGCCCTCAAGTACCAGAGCCTCATGCTGGTGATGAAGGACACGCTGTTTGGCCAGGAGAAGGTGATGCGCCTGCAAAGCCTCAACTACCGCGAGCAGCAGCGCACGCAGGAAGTGGCCGCCAGCCATGCCGCGCTGCGGGCCCGCTACCGCACTGCCGCGCTGGTGGCCGGGCTGGTGGGCCTGCTGGTGCTGGCCGTGATTCTGGCCCGGCACGGCCGCCAGCAGCGGCGCGCCCGCATGGCGCTGGAGCAGTCGCTGGCCGAGCTCAAAACGGCCCAGGACCAGCTGGTGCAGCGCGAGAAAATGGCCTTTCTGGGCGAGCTCACGGCTGGCATTGCCCACGAGCTGCAAAACCCGCTCAACTTCGTGAAAAACTTCGCCGAAGTAAGTGCCGAGCTGGTAGACGAAATCAACGGCGCCCCCCACAACTCCGCCCGCGACATCACCCTGGAACGCGAAATTCTGGATGGCCTGAAGCTGAACCTGCAGCAAATCAGCCAGCACGGGCAGCGGGCCACGTCCATCATCAAGGGCATGCTGGAGCACTCCCGCACCGGCAGCGGCCAGCGCGAGCCCACCAACCTCAACTCCCTCATCGAGGAAAGCCTGTGCCTGGCCTACCAGGGCCTGCGCACGAAGGATAAAGATTTTAACGCCGAGTTTATCACCCGGCTCGACCCCGCCCTGCCGCCAATGTCGGTGGTGACGCAGGACCTGATTCGGGTTCTCATTAACCTGTTTACCAACGCCTTTCATGCCATGCAGCAGCGCCAGCGCCGCCACTCTGGGCCCGGGTACCAGCCGGCCCTCACGGTGAGTAGCCGGGTGGTGGCGGAACAGGTCGAAATCAGCATTCGCGACAATGGTACGGGCATGTCTGACAAGGTGAAAGCCAAAATATTCCAGCCGTTTTTCACCACCAAGCCCGTGGGCGAGGGCACGGGCCTGGGCCTGTCCATGAGCCACGAAATAGTGACTAAGGGCCACGGCGGCACCCTCACCTTAGAAACCCGCGAGGGCGAGGGCACCGAATTCCTCATCCGCCTGCCGGCCTAA
- a CDS encoding sensor histidine kinase, which produces MASLGELTAGIAHEIQNPLNFVNNFAEVSAELITELEEEQQKPDRDLELEAELLTDLKQNLLKISQHGGRAASIVRGMLEHSRTSSGERTPTNLNQLADEYLRLAYHGLRAKDKTFNATLKPDFDPVLPPVEVIAQDLGRVLLNLLSNAFYAVRQRQQRGVAGYAPTVGISTRRVGEKVEIRVRDNGQGIPEAVRAKIFQPFFTTKPTGEGTGLGLSLSYDIVTQGHGGTLSVTSEEGSFTKFLISLPINQTG; this is translated from the coding sequence ATGGCGAGTTTGGGCGAGCTCACGGCGGGCATTGCCCACGAGATTCAGAACCCGTTGAACTTCGTTAATAACTTTGCCGAGGTCAGCGCCGAGCTCATCACCGAGCTGGAAGAAGAGCAACAGAAACCCGACCGCGACCTGGAGCTGGAAGCCGAGCTGCTGACCGACCTCAAGCAGAACCTGCTCAAAATCAGCCAGCACGGCGGGCGGGCGGCCAGCATTGTGCGGGGCATGCTGGAGCACTCGCGCACCAGCTCCGGCGAGCGCACGCCCACCAACCTCAACCAGCTGGCCGACGAGTACCTGCGCCTGGCCTACCACGGCCTGCGCGCCAAAGACAAAACCTTCAACGCCACGCTCAAGCCCGATTTCGACCCCGTCCTGCCGCCTGTCGAGGTTATTGCCCAGGACCTGGGCCGGGTGCTGCTCAACCTGCTCAGCAACGCGTTTTATGCCGTGCGCCAGCGCCAGCAGCGCGGCGTGGCCGGCTACGCGCCCACCGTGGGCATCAGCACCCGGCGGGTGGGTGAGAAGGTGGAAATCCGGGTGCGCGACAACGGCCAGGGCATTCCCGAGGCCGTGCGGGCCAAAATATTTCAGCCTTTTTTCACCACCAAGCCCACCGGCGAGGGCACGGGCCTGGGCCTGTCGCTGAGCTATGATATTGTGACGCAGGGCCACGGCGGCACGCTCTCCGTGACGTCGGAGGAAGGCAGTTTTACCAAGTTTCTGATTAGCTTGCCTATTAATCAAACAGGCTGA
- a CDS encoding tetratricopeptide repeat protein gives MSSFPPRPPARRCWLPLVFLLLLSGPLAAQSSRRYWEANPDSLRRVLATQRADTARLRTLLHLYDTPSLLFNVSLGPQLGELVQLTRRQQRPDAPAFRLSYAAARLAQAEPARALDSMRAAVEVFDRVGRPIPFVLAAVASYFRRLKQRAAQTAYFEAKLARYQARGARENTSRSYHALGGPFLEQGDYNRAISHYLRAADLAVTYDRWFQENELKVVGYCYAEWGNSAKALYYLRKSLAVHRSLLAAHPSRYDRLTSSLAYTYRGMAQAYRQLHDYPAALRYARLSGANSPADTLRDMASFVLQMRAYGLVAESAVLLDIGRVADARPLLVRAQHLADSLKMGLTSSNGSFELDATWARYYVARNEPVRAETDWLTAYRKAREAKLVPLRLSYLRALADFYVQRGQTEPAGRYARLGLALSDSLSTQQGAFHVAGYEAERAEQAQQQRIAALRLAQVQDAARARRQRLLLGATLAVLALLAGLGFVLWRANRQKQFANE, from the coding sequence GTGTCCTCTTTTCCCCCACGCCCGCCGGCCCGCCGGTGCTGGCTGCCGCTGGTGTTCCTCCTGCTGCTCAGCGGCCCGCTGGCCGCCCAGTCCAGCCGCCGCTACTGGGAGGCCAACCCGGACTCGCTGCGCCGGGTGCTGGCCACCCAGCGCGCCGATACGGCCCGACTGCGCACCCTGCTGCACCTCTACGATACTCCGAGCCTCCTCTTTAACGTGTCTTTAGGCCCACAATTAGGGGAGTTGGTGCAGCTCACGCGCCGGCAGCAGCGTCCTGATGCCCCCGCCTTCCGCCTGAGCTATGCTGCGGCGCGGCTCGCCCAGGCGGAGCCCGCGCGCGCCCTCGACAGCATGCGGGCGGCGGTCGAAGTGTTCGACCGCGTGGGGCGGCCCATTCCGTTCGTACTCGCAGCGGTGGCGTCTTATTTCCGACGGCTCAAGCAGCGGGCGGCGCAAACAGCCTATTTCGAAGCCAAGCTGGCACGGTACCAAGCCCGCGGTGCCCGGGAAAACACTTCCCGCAGCTACCATGCGCTGGGCGGCCCTTTCTTGGAACAGGGAGATTACAACCGGGCCATCAGCCACTACCTGCGCGCGGCGGACTTGGCCGTCACCTACGACCGGTGGTTTCAAGAAAATGAGTTGAAAGTGGTCGGCTACTGCTACGCCGAATGGGGCAACTCGGCCAAGGCCCTGTACTATCTGCGCAAGTCGCTGGCTGTACACCGCTCCTTGCTGGCTGCACACCCCTCCCGGTACGACCGGCTCACCTCCTCCCTGGCGTACACTTACCGGGGCATGGCCCAGGCCTATCGCCAGTTGCACGACTACCCCGCTGCCCTGCGCTACGCCCGGCTCTCGGGGGCGAATAGCCCCGCTGACACCCTCCGCGACATGGCCAGTTTCGTGCTTCAGATGCGTGCCTATGGGCTGGTGGCCGAAAGCGCGGTGCTGCTCGACATAGGCCGCGTAGCCGATGCCAGACCCCTGCTGGTGCGGGCGCAGCACTTGGCCGATTCGCTCAAGATGGGCCTCACTTCCTCCAACGGCTCCTTTGAGCTCGATGCCACCTGGGCGCGCTACTACGTCGCCCGTAACGAGCCGGTCCGCGCCGAAACCGATTGGCTCACGGCCTACCGCAAGGCCCGCGAAGCCAAGCTGGTGCCCCTGCGGCTGTCCTACCTGCGCGCGCTGGCCGACTTCTACGTCCAGCGTGGGCAAACCGAACCCGCCGGCCGCTACGCCCGCCTCGGCTTGGCCCTGAGCGACTCGCTCAGCACCCAGCAAGGCGCCTTTCACGTGGCCGGCTACGAAGCCGAGCGTGCCGAGCAGGCCCAGCAGCAGCGCATCGCCGCCTTGCGCTTGGCCCAGGTGCAGGACGCCGCCCGCGCCCGCCGCCAGCGCCTGCTGCTGGGGGCCACGCTGGCGGTGCTGGCGTTGCTGGCGGGCCTGGGCTTCGTCCTCTGGCGCGCCAACCGCCAAAAGCAGTTCGCCAACGAGTAG